A region from the Desulfatiglans anilini DSM 4660 genome encodes:
- a CDS encoding P27 family phage terminase small subunit gives MARLCKEALEWRKKLEAEYNLGDAEAQLLMASMTRTFDQLRRAERQVETDGMTQIDRFGKIIAHPLLSVIRDCRASILQYLKHLGLEAEPPRPAPGRPPKWS, from the coding sequence TATGCAAGGAAGCGCTGGAATGGCGCAAAAAGCTGGAAGCTGAGTACAATTTAGGCGATGCTGAAGCGCAGCTTCTTATGGCAAGCATGACGAGGACCTTTGACCAGTTGCGCCGCGCTGAACGCCAGGTTGAAACGGACGGCATGACGCAGATCGACCGGTTCGGAAAGATCATCGCGCACCCGCTTTTGAGCGTCATACGGGATTGCCGGGCTTCGATTTTGCAATACCTTAAACATCTTGGCCTTGAGGCCGAACCCCCGCGACCAGCACCAGGACGGCCGCCGAAATGGAGTTGA